One window of the Borreliella garinii genome contains the following:
- a CDS encoding virulence associated lipoprotein — translation MKYYTIISIFVCLLTACNPDSNTNEKRTSSKRIISNQNADSDKRIKNKLLDDLINLIEKANADREKYVKKMEEEPSDQYGMLAVFGSMYWAESPRELISDTSSERSIRYRRHVYSILLNAIETNELKKFSEIRILSIKVLEIFSLFNLFGSTLDDVVVHLYSKKDTLGKLDTSNLKRLKNLFEKLLSIKTIVSKMSKHLLLDYQNNKNSIKTDKTKLGSYVVALYNQIQEKYNEAEKLKSEIILIYTL, via the coding sequence ATGAAATATTATACGATTATAAGCATATTTGTTTGTTTATTAACTGCTTGCAATCCAGATTCCAATACAAATGAGAAAAGAACTTCAAGTAAGAGAATAATTTCAAATCAAAATGCAGATTCTGATAAAAGAATAAAAAATAAATTACTTGATGATTTAATAAATTTAATAGAAAAAGCTAATGCAGATAGAGAAAAATATGTAAAAAAAATGGAAGAAGAACCTTCGGATCAATATGGAATGTTGGCTGTTTTCGGAAGTATGTATTGGGCAGAATCACCGCGGGAATTGATATCTGATACAAGTAGCGAGAGATCTATTAGATATAGAAGGCATGTTTATAGTATTTTATTAAACGCTATTGAAACTAATGAATTAAAGAAATTTTCAGAAATTAGAATACTGTCAATAAAAGTACTAGAAATATTTAGTCTATTTAATCTATTTGGAAGTACTCTTGATGATGTGGTTGTTCACTTATATTCTAAAAAAGATACTCTAGGCAAACTAGATACTTCAAATTTAAAAAGACTTAAAAATTTGTTTGAAAAATTATTATCTATAAAAACAATCGTTTCAAAGATGTCAAAACATCTTTTATTAGATTATCAAAATAATAAAAATTCCATAAAAACAGATAAAACCAAGCTTGGATCTTATGTGGTTGCACTTTATAATCAAATTCAAGAAAAATATAATGAAGCAGAAAAGCTTAAAAGCGAGATAATTTTAATATATACCCTTTAA